In Spinacia oleracea cultivar Varoflay chromosome 5, BTI_SOV_V1, whole genome shotgun sequence, a single window of DNA contains:
- the LOC110805177 gene encoding protein S40-3-like, with amino-acid sequence MDFEDFEESEVMFSDYSSSDESVESSDETESDDLRRKHYSQSKHPRMMLNSFNSYKLKQPIRISSSMPVNIPPLMSSLQYGIDPFDDDDDEDDPMRRLPPHLIVEKRDNEEMARSFSPLKGKHLCEARNSILRMTGFLER; translated from the coding sequence ATGGACTTTGAAGATTTTGAAGAATCAGAGGTGATGTTCTCAGACTATTCATCATCGGACGAAAGTGTCGAATCCAGCGACGAAACCGAAAGCGACGATCTGAGGAGGAAGCATTACAGTCAATCAAAGCACCCAAGGATGATGTTGAATAGCTTCAACAGTTATAAGTTGAAACAACCAATAAGGATTAGCTCTTCTATGCCGGTCAATATACCTCCATTGATGAGCTCTCTCCAGTACGGTATCGATCCTTTCGATGACGACGACGATGAAGATGATCCAATGAGAAGATTGCCTCCACATTTAATTGTGGAAAAAAGGGATAATGAAGAAATGGCAAGGTCATTTAGTCCTTTGAAAGGGAAACATTTGTGTGAAGCTAGGAACTCCATCCTCAGAATGACTGGTTTTCTTGAGAGATGA